A genomic region of Papaver somniferum cultivar HN1 chromosome 7, ASM357369v1, whole genome shotgun sequence contains the following coding sequences:
- the LOC113292750 gene encoding cytochrome P450 71B21-like: protein MGRNPEYWKNPEEFFPERFKDSSIDFSGNQNFEYTPFGGGRRICPGMNTAVVLVELVLANVLYSFDWEFPKGLKNDLNKEELAGLGSRYPLDLVPIKHVVKKSE, encoded by the coding sequence ATGGGTAGAAATCCGGAGTATTGGAAAAATCCAGAAGAATTTTTTCCAGAGAGGTTCAAAGATAGCTCCATCGATTTCTCGGGGAATCAGAATTTTGAATACACGCCTTTTGGGGGAGGTCGTCGGATTTGCCCTGGAATGAACACGGCAGTTGTGTTAGTAGAGCTTGTCCTCGCCAACGTATTGTACAGTTTCGATTGGGAATTTCCGAAAGGATTAAAGAACGACTTAAACAAGGAGGAGCTAGCAGGCCTAGGAAGTAGATATCCACTTGATCTTGTACCCATCAAGCATGTGGTCAAGAAATCTGAATAA
- the LOC113292753 gene encoding cytochrome P450 71B37-like, whose product MATLSKIYGPVMYLQYGRVPTVVISSVEAAEQVLKTQDAEFCNRLRLARRKRLSYNYVDMVFAPYGEYWREIRKVCVLELLSAKRVQSFKAVRAEEIDVLINSISSCSSNTTTVNLFEKATTFTHKTICKIALGSTACQTRSTFDNGGLTKLLREVAAVTSLSASDFFPKNVYLGGVDSTAVIINWAMTELVKNPKAMKKVQEEVRNHVGSKGKAEESDLDKLQYLKNAS is encoded by the exons ATGGCAACGCTATCTAAAATATACGGTCCAGTCATGTATCTCCAATATGGTCGTGTACCAACAGTAGTAATCTCATCTGTTGAGGCTGCCGAACAAGTCCTGAAAACACAAGATGCTGAGTTTTGTAATAGACTTCGACTTGCTAGACGAAAACGCCTTTCATATAATTACGTAGATATGGTTTTTGCACCTTATGGAGAGTATTGGAGAGAAATTCGAAAAGTCTGCGTCCTTGAACTTTTGAGTGCAAAAAGGGTGCAATCTTTTAAGGCAGTCAGGGCGGAGGAAATTGATGTTTTGATTAATTCCATATCATCATGTTCTTCAAATACTACTACTGTCAACCTTTTTGAAAAGGCAACAACCTTTACTCATAAAACAATCTGTAAGATTGCTTTGGGTAGCACAGCTTGTCAAACTAGGAGTACATTTGATAATGGAGGACTTACCAAACTTCTTCGTGAAGTCGCTGCTGTGACTAGTTTATCTGCATCTGATTTCTTTCCAAAG AATGTATATCTTGGTGGCGTGGACTCAACAGCTGTAATAATAAATTGGGCAATGACAGAACTGGTTAAGAATCCGAAAGCAATGAAGAAAGTTCAAGAAGAGGTTAGAAATCATGTCGGGTCGAAAGGAAAAGCAGAAGAATCTGATCTTGATAAACTCCAATACTTAAAAAATGCTAGTTAA